GTGGAGACAAAGATCTTGCCGTCGCCGATCTTGCCGGTCTTGGCGGCCTCCTGGATGACCTCCAGGGTCTGGTCAAGCATGTCGTCATCGATGACGACATCAATCTTGACCTTGGACACGAAATCGACCTGATATTCGGCCCCGCGATAGACTTCCTTGTGGCCGCGCTGGCGTCCAAAACCCCGCACGTCGGTGACCGTCATGCCCTGTATGCCCATGCCCGTCAGGGCTTCCTTGATTTCGTCCAGCTTGTAGGGCCGGGTGATTATTTCTACTCGTTTCATGATTCCTCCTCGAGTGGTTGGCAAATCAGGCCTGGTAAGCGGATTCGCTGTGAATGGCCACGTCAAGCCCGGCCTCTTCCTCTTCTTCGGTGACACGAATGGGCACGATGGCGTTAACGATCTTGAGCAAAACATAGGATACTACAAATGAAAAGGCGCAGGTGGCCACGACGGATACGAACTGAATCCAGAGCTGGCCGGGGTTGCCGTAGAAAAGACCGTTGAAGCCGGCCGGGTTTATGGCTTGGCTCGCGAAAAGCCCGGTGGCAAGTGCGCCCCAGACTCCGCCAACACCGTGAATGCCGACCACGTCAAGACTGTCGTCATAACCGAAACGGGCCTTCAGACTCACGCCGAGGTAGCACAGCACGCCCGCGCCAAGCCCAATGAGCACGGAAGCCATGATGCCGACAAAACCGGCTGCCGGAGTAATGGCCACAAGCCCTGCTACCGCGCCGGAAGCAGCGCCCAGGGTTGTGGGTTTGCCGTGAAACTTCCATTCCGCGAACACCCAGGCAAGCATGGCCGTGGCGGCCGCGATGTGAGTGGTCACAAAGGCGTTGCCGGCCAGGCCGTCGGCGGCCAGGGCGCTGCCGGCGTTGAAACCGAACCAGCCGAACCACAGGAGCGCAGTGCCGATCATGGTCATGGGCAGGTTGTGCGGCAGGAAGGAGCGCTTGCCGTAGCCCTTGCGCTTTCCGATGACCAGGACCGCCGCCAGGGCCGCGCTGGCCGAGCTCATGTGTACGACCGCTCCGCCCGCGAAATCCATGGCGCCCATCTGGGCCATCCAGCCGCCGCCCCAGACCCAGTGGCACAAGGGAGCATAGACGAACGTGCACCACAGGATGATGAAAATGATGAAGGCGGAAAAACGCATGCGCTCGGCAAAAGCGCCGGAGATCAGGGCGGGAGTGATGATGGCGAACATGCACTGAAAGATCATGAAGACCATGTGCGGAAGGTTGGTGGCTATGGACTCGTGCGGTTCCATGCCGACTCCGGCCATGCCCACGAAGTCCAGGCCGCCGATGAGGCCGTTCATATCCGTACCGAACGACAGGGAATATCCCCAGAAAATCCAGACCAGGGTGATGACGCCAAGGGCGGCAAAACTCTGCATAATGGTCCCCAGGGCATTTTTGGAACGGGTCATGCCCGCGTAGAAGAGAGCGAGCCCTGGGGTCATGAACATGACCAGGGCAGCACAAATGATGATAAAAGCAGTATCTGTCGGATTCACAATGCACCTCCATTTTTGTCGGATATGAGCAAGGACGGTGCCACAAGAAAAAATCATTTCATATCGGGGTATTAAGAAAACCGATTGAGCAACCGGAATTCATTTCACTACAATTTCGTACAGAACAAACGACAAATTGTCTTTTTTTGTAAAACTGCGACAACACAGCTGCCGACTAGTTTGTAAAAATGAACAAATTTGTCGGCGAAAAACACCATGTGGAGTGATAACTCGACGGAAAAATCGAAATGAGTGCCCGGACAGTTGCTCCCGCGAGGGACAGCTTTATCAAAAAAGGATTATTCGGTGAAATTTGGCATGCCTGAAAAGAAAATCCTGAACACGACGGCAGCGGAGCGCTCAGAAATCGTGTATCAAAATTGAAAAAAAAATTAATTACCTGAAATAAAATAGAAAACTAAAAATCATCGCAAAACTGGCGTCCGAAAAGCGGGAACACAAAAACACCAGCGCGATATTATACATAAATGTTAATTTATATCGAAGTCTGCCCGGAAAAACGGCTCCAAAAATAACAAATACCGCAGGAGCAAACACATCGAAACACCATATAATATTAAAAAACAAACAGTTAACAACTTTGGCATCCCCTGTGCTTTGTGGAGGTATCAACACTCACCACCACGGAGGTCATCATGTTCGAAGAGAAAAAACAAACAACCGCCCTGCTCAGACCAAAAGTCTGGGCCTTGACCCTATTGCTTGCAACCCTCACCCCCGC
This Desulfomicrobium apsheronum DNA region includes the following protein-coding sequences:
- a CDS encoding P-II family nitrogen regulator, coding for MKRVEIITRPYKLDEIKEALTGMGIQGMTVTDVRGFGRQRGHKEVYRGAEYQVDFVSKVKIDVVIDDDMLDQTLEVIQEAAKTGKIGDGKIFVSTIDNAIRIRTGESGGSAL
- a CDS encoding ammonium transporter; translation: MNPTDTAFIIICAALVMFMTPGLALFYAGMTRSKNALGTIMQSFAALGVITLVWIFWGYSLSFGTDMNGLIGGLDFVGMAGVGMEPHESIATNLPHMVFMIFQCMFAIITPALISGAFAERMRFSAFIIFIILWCTFVYAPLCHWVWGGGWMAQMGAMDFAGGAVVHMSSASAALAAVLVIGKRKGYGKRSFLPHNLPMTMIGTALLWFGWFGFNAGSALAADGLAGNAFVTTHIAAATAMLAWVFAEWKFHGKPTTLGAASGAVAGLVAITPAAGFVGIMASVLIGLGAGVLCYLGVSLKARFGYDDSLDVVGIHGVGGVWGALATGLFASQAINPAGFNGLFYGNPGQLWIQFVSVVATCAFSFVVSYVLLKIVNAIVPIRVTEEEEEAGLDVAIHSESAYQA